Proteins encoded together in one Deltaproteobacteria bacterium window:
- a CDS encoding biopolymer transporter ExbD yields MSCYRSNYRTRGRAVDINMAPLIDMIFILLIFFIVTTSFVKEAGIDVQRPGAETAEFEQRSTLQIGIDAQGLIYVEGQVIDSRSVRGHVATFLAESPDGAVLVVADKDSRTQSVVEAIDQCRLAGARNISLASRRPE; encoded by the coding sequence ATGAGCTGTTACCGTTCAAATTACAGGACCCGGGGCCGGGCCGTGGACATCAACATGGCCCCGCTCATCGACATGATCTTCATCCTGCTCATCTTTTTCATCGTCACCACGTCGTTCGTGAAAGAGGCCGGGATCGACGTCCAGCGGCCCGGGGCCGAGACGGCCGAGTTCGAGCAGCGATCCACGCTGCAGATCGGCATAGATGCTCAGGGCCTGATCTATGTCGAGGGGCAGGTCATCGATTCCCGTTCGGTGCGGGGGCATGTGGCCACCTTTCTGGCCGAGTCCCCTGATGGGGCCGTTCTGGTGGTCGCAGACAAGGACAGCCGGACCCAGTCGGTGGTCGAGGCCATCGATCAATGCCGTCTGGCCGGAGCCCGGAACATCAGCCTGGCCTCGCGACGGCCCGAATGA
- a CDS encoding tetratricopeptide repeat protein, whose amino-acid sequence MISKSKCCMAMLAVMIFWCRCVCPAVAAPDPNRGDHKALTEAAAAMEHGERDRAKAILEARLQEADEPHHFLHYLLGNICYQDGEFRQAKIHYQTALASEPDNPDMVRNLALTLYRLEEFGPSAEALRRAWALGGEEETDLLVHAAQAWAQVEDWVRGERVAAMAAERMAKLDVNLVRLRLYMATKADRLDQAERIVLQALARKPDEQVLWSLLAGVAIDEGQTVRALAVMETERVLTNITLDDNRKLVFLYDRAGLPGRAARVMETSKAEDLEQVAFLFIRAGDIERALSALKEAQKIEPSTERLKTMAFLSFELARPEQAMVYALDGLQADPADDRLRILAAHCALLVEDYPTARKSLSSVGRQSRHAEYADKLLDLLPER is encoded by the coding sequence ATGATTTCCAAATCGAAATGTTGCATGGCGATGCTGGCGGTCATGATATTTTGGTGCCGGTGCGTTTGTCCGGCCGTGGCCGCGCCGGATCCGAATCGCGGGGATCACAAGGCCTTGACCGAGGCCGCCGCGGCCATGGAACATGGCGAACGGGATAGAGCCAAGGCCATTTTGGAAGCTAGACTTCAGGAGGCCGACGAACCGCATCACTTTCTGCATTATCTGCTCGGGAACATCTGCTACCAGGATGGGGAGTTCAGACAGGCCAAGATCCACTATCAGACCGCATTGGCCTCGGAGCCGGACAACCCCGACATGGTCCGTAATTTGGCCTTGACCCTGTACCGTTTGGAAGAGTTCGGCCCCTCTGCTGAAGCCCTTAGGCGGGCCTGGGCCCTGGGGGGCGAGGAGGAGACCGACCTGCTCGTGCATGCCGCTCAGGCCTGGGCCCAGGTCGAGGACTGGGTTCGAGGTGAACGGGTCGCGGCCATGGCCGCGGAGCGAATGGCCAAGCTGGATGTGAACCTCGTCCGTCTTCGGCTGTACATGGCAACGAAGGCCGACCGACTGGATCAGGCCGAACGGATCGTTCTCCAGGCCCTGGCTCGGAAACCGGACGAGCAGGTTCTCTGGAGCCTGTTGGCCGGAGTGGCCATTGACGAAGGGCAAACCGTTCGGGCCCTTGCAGTCATGGAGACGGAGAGGGTCCTGACGAACATCACACTGGACGATAATCGAAAATTGGTCTTTCTCTACGACCGGGCCGGTCTGCCGGGCCGGGCCGCCCGGGTCATGGAGACCTCGAAGGCCGAGGACCTGGAACAGGTCGCATTTCTTTTCATCCGGGCCGGAGATATTGAGAGGGCACTGTCGGCCCTGAAAGAGGCCCAGAAGATCGAGCCCTCGACGGAACGGCTCAAGACCATGGCCTTTTTGTCATTCGAACTGGCCCGGCCCGAACAGGCCATGGTCTATGCCCTGGACGGCCTGCAAGCCGATCCAGCGGATGACCGTCTTCGGATTCTGGCCGCGCACTGCGCCCTCTTGGTCGAGGATTATCCGACGGCCCGCAAGAGTTTATCCAGCGTTGGAAGGCAGTCGAGGCATGCGGAGTACGCCGATAAACTTCTGGACCTCCTTCCCGAGAGGTGA
- the purE gene encoding 5-(carboxyamino)imidazole ribonucleotide mutase, protein MADVAIFMGSISDKDKVQPCADVLASLGIEYTMTVTSAHRTPERTERLVRELEDLDCQVFICAAGLAAHLAGAVAARTIRPVLGIPVAASALGGMDALLATVQMPPGFPVGTLALDGVGARNAAWLAAQILALNDPALAERIQAARAKMRADVEAQAAGLA, encoded by the coding sequence ATGGCCGACGTCGCCATCTTCATGGGCAGCATCTCGGACAAGGACAAGGTTCAGCCTTGCGCCGACGTCCTGGCAAGCCTTGGCATCGAATACACCATGACCGTTACCTCGGCCCACCGGACCCCGGAGCGAACCGAACGTCTGGTCAGGGAACTGGAGGATCTGGACTGCCAGGTCTTCATCTGCGCCGCCGGCCTGGCCGCCCACCTGGCCGGGGCCGTGGCCGCCCGAACCATCCGGCCCGTTCTGGGCATCCCGGTGGCCGCCTCGGCCCTGGGAGGGATGGACGCCTTGCTGGCCACGGTTCAGATGCCTCCGGGATTTCCCGTCGGCACCCTGGCCTTGGATGGTGTGGGGGCTCGCAACGCCGCCTGGTTGGCCGCCCAGATCCTGGCCCTGAACGATCCGGCCCTGGCCGAGCGCATCCAGGCCGCCCGGGCCAAGATGCGGGCCGACGTGGAGGCCCAGGCCGCCGGTCTGGCCTGA
- the purD gene encoding phosphoribosylamine--glycine ligase, translating to MNILVIGSGGREHALAWKIRQSPLCTNLYIAPGNGGTAQEGQNIPVKDDDIPAILQLAKDKAIDLVVVGPELPLVLGLKNALDRERIPCFGPGAYCAQLEGSKAFAKSLMRETGVPTADFAVFDDYDLACSCIRQHPLPMVVKADGLAAGKGVVVCQTREEAQTAVKSMMIDRVFGAAGDRVVIEEALQGEEASFLVFCDGSHVAPLPSSQDHKRVGDGDTGPNTGGMGAYSPAPILPEALFGEICDLVIRPIVRRLASKGHFFRGVLYAGLMMTEEGPKVLEYNVRFGDPECQPLLMRLKTDIVEIMRACLDGRLDSVPVEIDPRSAMCVVMAAKGYPGDYPKGMAISGIAQAEMNTAVKVFQAGTRLEGETILTSGGRVLGVTALGEGLSEARDLAYDAVRAIRFENSYCRNDIGAKGLRT from the coding sequence ATGAACATTCTCGTCATCGGCTCCGGCGGCCGGGAGCACGCCCTGGCCTGGAAGATCCGCCAAAGCCCATTGTGTACCAACCTCTACATCGCTCCCGGCAACGGGGGCACGGCCCAAGAGGGGCAAAACATTCCGGTCAAGGATGATGACATCCCGGCCATCCTCCAACTGGCCAAGGACAAGGCCATCGACCTCGTGGTCGTCGGCCCCGAACTTCCCCTGGTTCTGGGACTCAAGAACGCCCTGGATCGGGAGCGTATCCCCTGCTTCGGCCCGGGGGCCTATTGCGCCCAGCTCGAAGGGTCCAAGGCCTTTGCCAAGTCTCTCATGCGCGAAACCGGAGTACCCACGGCCGATTTCGCCGTGTTCGACGACTACGATCTGGCCTGCTCCTGCATCAGGCAGCATCCCCTGCCCATGGTCGTCAAGGCCGACGGCCTGGCCGCCGGCAAGGGCGTGGTTGTCTGTCAGACCCGCGAGGAGGCCCAGACCGCCGTCAAAAGCATGATGATCGACAGGGTCTTCGGCGCCGCCGGGGACCGGGTCGTCATCGAGGAGGCCCTTCAGGGTGAAGAAGCCTCCTTTCTCGTCTTTTGCGACGGAAGCCACGTCGCCCCCCTTCCTTCCTCCCAGGACCACAAGAGGGTCGGGGACGGCGACACCGGACCCAACACCGGAGGCATGGGAGCCTACAGCCCGGCTCCAATCCTGCCCGAAGCTCTTTTCGGAGAAATCTGCGATTTGGTCATCAGGCCCATCGTCAGGCGACTGGCCAGCAAGGGCCACTTTTTCCGAGGAGTTCTTTACGCCGGGTTGATGATGACAGAAGAGGGGCCCAAGGTTCTGGAATACAACGTCCGCTTTGGTGATCCAGAATGCCAGCCCCTGCTCATGCGGCTGAAAACGGACATCGTCGAAATCATGAGGGCCTGTCTGGATGGACGACTGGACAGTGTCCCTGTTGAAATCGATCCCCGTTCGGCCATGTGCGTGGTCATGGCCGCCAAGGGTTATCCCGGAGATTACCCCAAGGGCATGGCCATCTCCGGCATCGCCCAGGCCGAGATGAATACGGCCGTCAAGGTTTTCCAGGCCGGGACAAGACTCGAGGGAGAGACCATTCTGACTTCAGGCGGACGGGTCCTCGGAGTCACCGCCCTGGGAGAGGGTCTTTCCGAGGCCCGCGACCTGGCCTACGATGCCGTCCGGGCCATTCGATTCGAAAACTCGTACTGTCGCAACGACATCGGGGCCAAAGGGCTCCGGACCTGA
- a CDS encoding iron ABC transporter substrate-binding protein, with protein MKRIQERFRWPGVFLLACALLVTISGRVMAERAITDMAGRVVTIPDEVTRVICSGAGCLRLLTYVQAHDRIVAVDSIEVRGSRIDARPYAIANPQFKTYPMFGEFRGHDNPELIVALEKRPQVIFKTFADRGVDPDKLQEKTGIPVVVLDYGNLTWGREALNRSIRLMGEVMGREARAEDVVAALSGWIEDLDRRTKDIPEDHRPTCYIGGLGQSGPHGFQSTEPSFAPFTFTHARNIAAQAPGEKPLSHTNISKEKIIMEDPEFIFLDVSTVRLGEEASALGQLERDPAYVALSAVRSAKVYFLLPYNSYNQNFESIIANSYYVGKVLYPEHFEDVDPDKKADELSIFLNGGPSFKALKDQFDGLPFEKIDLRRN; from the coding sequence ATGAAGCGGATACAAGAGAGATTCCGATGGCCGGGGGTTTTCCTTCTGGCGTGTGCCCTTCTGGTCACGATTTCGGGTCGGGTCATGGCCGAACGCGCGATAACCGATATGGCCGGCCGAGTGGTGACCATCCCCGACGAGGTGACCCGGGTCATTTGCTCGGGGGCAGGGTGTCTGCGCCTTTTGACCTATGTCCAGGCCCACGACCGCATCGTGGCCGTGGACAGCATTGAGGTCCGGGGGTCGCGCATTGACGCCCGGCCGTATGCCATCGCCAACCCTCAGTTCAAGACTTATCCCATGTTCGGAGAGTTTCGAGGTCATGACAATCCGGAGCTCATCGTTGCCCTGGAAAAACGGCCCCAGGTCATCTTCAAAACCTTTGCCGATCGGGGGGTTGATCCCGACAAGCTTCAGGAAAAGACCGGCATCCCGGTCGTGGTCCTGGACTATGGCAATCTGACCTGGGGCCGGGAGGCCCTAAACCGATCCATTCGGTTGATGGGCGAAGTCATGGGCCGGGAGGCTCGGGCTGAAGATGTCGTCGCCGCCTTGAGCGGATGGATCGAAGACCTCGACAGGCGGACCAAAGACATCCCCGAGGATCACCGACCGACATGCTACATCGGTGGCCTCGGACAGAGCGGACCGCACGGCTTCCAGTCCACGGAACCGTCCTTTGCTCCGTTTACGTTCACCCATGCCCGGAACATCGCCGCCCAGGCGCCTGGGGAAAAACCCTTGTCGCACACCAACATCTCCAAGGAGAAGATTATCATGGAGGACCCGGAGTTCATCTTTCTGGATGTCTCCACGGTGCGCCTCGGAGAGGAGGCCAGCGCCCTGGGACAACTCGAGCGCGACCCGGCCTACGTCGCCTTGTCCGCAGTCCGAAGCGCCAAGGTGTATTTCCTGCTGCCCTACAATTCCTACAATCAGAACTTCGAATCCATTATCGCCAACTCGTATTACGTGGGCAAGGTTTTATATCCTGAACATTTCGAGGACGTCGATCCGGATAAAAAGGCTGATGAACTGTCGATATTCCTGAACGGTGGTCCATCGTTTAAGGCTTTGAAAGACCAGTTCGACGGCCTGCCGTTCGAGAAAATCGATTTACGCCGAAACTGA
- a CDS encoding DUF4198 domain-containing protein — translation MSTYTRVVLFIGFLSLFATSVQAHHLWLDSEGGGYRICRGIFPGKQEPYDSGRIVAVQAFGPDGTVIQCNRGNDDRGVTVFPLAPPALMTAVAEWGERVNTPEGKKLISRQEALDQGMAVLSSFNSTQYTKCFFEAGEMWFRPIGLPLEIIPLSGPEGLVHDAKSRFQVIFDGHPLASAEIMLGKGSYFSTDENGIFEYEMEDRRQHILIVRHTDKTDGENSYRQYMSFLVFFNEKGR, via the coding sequence ATGAGCACATACACGAGAGTGGTTCTTTTCATCGGGTTTTTATCTCTATTCGCGACATCGGTTCAAGCCCATCATTTGTGGCTCGATTCGGAAGGGGGAGGGTACCGGATCTGTCGCGGCATTTTTCCTGGCAAACAAGAGCCTTACGACTCAGGCCGCATTGTGGCCGTGCAGGCCTTTGGGCCCGACGGGACAGTCATTCAATGCAACCGAGGGAATGATGATCGGGGTGTGACCGTCTTTCCATTGGCGCCGCCGGCCCTGATGACAGCGGTCGCCGAATGGGGTGAACGCGTCAACACCCCGGAAGGGAAGAAACTCATATCCCGGCAGGAGGCCCTGGATCAGGGAATGGCGGTCCTTTCCTCATTCAACTCGACGCAATACACCAAATGTTTTTTCGAAGCGGGAGAAATGTGGTTTCGACCAATAGGTCTGCCATTGGAGATTATCCCTTTGTCAGGCCCCGAGGGCTTAGTCCATGATGCCAAGTCCAGGTTCCAGGTGATTTTCGACGGCCATCCCCTGGCCTCGGCCGAGATTATGCTCGGCAAGGGCAGCTATTTCTCGACAGACGAAAATGGGATTTTCGAATACGAGATGGAGGATCGTCGCCAGCACATCCTCATCGTGAGGCATACCGACAAGACGGATGGAGAAAATTCGTACCGGCAGTACATGTCGTTTCTGGTGTTTTTTAATGAAAAGGGGCGATGA
- a CDS encoding energy transducer TonB, with the protein MPSGRSPEHQPGLATARMKRTAVWAMALVLALATTVVLLLGLPLLAIEAPQHEDEERSPGVALSFDIPPERRLIPEATRPKDEDERYAVQAPNISSPKIFFEAEALVLPGLGQASSGMLRSLDIEPSLGLDMIASLSLPGELEFEAAELDFPPVPIRQIPPQYPYLARSRGLSGRVELRFLVGVEGLVSDVSIESSTPPGIFDRSAVEAVSQWRFSPGRYRGEAVRAWVRLPIKFELN; encoded by the coding sequence ATGCCGTCTGGCCGGAGCCCGGAACATCAGCCTGGCCTCGCGACGGCCCGAATGAAACGGACTGCGGTCTGGGCTATGGCCTTGGTCCTGGCTCTGGCCACCACCGTGGTTTTGCTCCTAGGGCTGCCCCTTCTGGCCATCGAGGCCCCTCAGCATGAGGATGAGGAGCGTTCGCCGGGCGTGGCCTTGTCATTCGACATCCCCCCGGAACGGCGACTGATCCCCGAAGCAACGAGGCCAAAGGACGAGGATGAGCGGTACGCCGTCCAGGCCCCTAACATTTCCTCGCCCAAGATTTTCTTCGAGGCCGAGGCCCTGGTTCTTCCCGGCCTCGGGCAGGCCTCGAGCGGAATGCTTAGGAGCCTGGATATCGAGCCCTCTCTGGGCCTGGACATGATCGCCAGCCTGAGCCTGCCCGGAGAACTGGAATTCGAGGCCGCAGAACTGGACTTTCCGCCCGTGCCCATCCGTCAAATTCCACCACAATACCCCTATCTGGCCCGATCGCGAGGGCTGAGTGGGCGGGTGGAGCTTCGTTTTCTGGTCGGAGTCGAGGGGCTGGTATCTGATGTCAGCATCGAGTCATCCACGCCTCCGGGCATCTTCGACCGAAGTGCCGTGGAGGCCGTTTCCCAGTGGCGATTCAGCCCCGGACGGTACCGAGGTGAAGCGGTCCGGGCCTGGGTTCGGCTGCCAATCAAGTTCGAGCTGAATTGA